One window from the genome of Bacteroidota bacterium encodes:
- a CDS encoding T9SS type A sorting domain-containing protein, with amino-acid sequence MKRKVLLHLLISTFTLLLVPFLNIYAQTTPFFVMNLQDKDKYIKELNSWSGGLYTSVKSIHEASVDSMVIHDGIKFYKGYFVSRSWYFGMDEENNKLYYLKDGNKYMMLDFNIPPYQTFLGYVGGSSPVEITVWGTDSLRHYSFGEITISGSSEEAFTVERGRGFTFHRSGWQSHTGGDSESFSSFDQIRFNQNGDTIYNTTNWIPRISFSPEITTAEFVKTFSVNTNHDLNSQLSNSIPGINFNDSLFIRYFYTNGVDSTTTVVEKVSADKPKTNITVNLDSTKMKAGYKFKYRFTLRDKFYRPKLASQPSSIGFNTLSYDPSVGLIEDDPQIPVSIDLKSFPNPVSLNNNLGNQSATIRFNMPSAGHAKGTLYDILGRPVADILDDNFPVGENSIKFVTAGLTSGVYVFRLTTKSGTEHIKILVTK; translated from the coding sequence ATGAAAAGAAAAGTATTACTCCACCTGTTAATCAGCACATTTACATTATTGCTGGTTCCCTTTTTGAATATCTATGCTCAAACCACTCCATTTTTTGTGATGAACCTTCAAGACAAGGATAAGTACATTAAAGAATTAAATTCTTGGTCAGGTGGACTTTACACATCTGTTAAATCCATACATGAAGCATCAGTTGATTCAATGGTGATTCATGATGGTATAAAATTCTATAAGGGTTATTTCGTTTCACGAAGCTGGTACTTTGGGATGGATGAAGAAAACAACAAGTTATATTATCTCAAAGATGGTAATAAATATATGATGTTAGATTTTAACATCCCTCCCTATCAAACTTTTTTAGGATATGTGGGTGGATCTTCCCCTGTTGAAATTACTGTCTGGGGCACAGATTCTCTGAGACACTACAGTTTTGGTGAGATTACAATCTCAGGAAGCAGCGAAGAAGCATTTACTGTTGAAAGAGGTCGAGGTTTTACATTTCATCGTAGCGGTTGGCAATCACACACCGGTGGAGATAGTGAGAGTTTTTCCTCATTCGATCAGATTCGTTTCAACCAAAATGGTGATACAATATACAATACAACAAATTGGATTCCGAGAATCTCATTTTCTCCTGAGATTACGACCGCGGAATTTGTAAAAACCTTTTCTGTTAACACCAATCATGACCTGAACTCTCAACTTTCAAATTCTATACCCGGAATAAATTTTAACGATTCACTCTTCATTCGTTATTTCTATACAAACGGAGTAGATTCTACTACAACAGTGGTTGAGAAAGTATCTGCCGATAAGCCTAAAACAAACATTACTGTGAATCTCGATAGCACAAAAATGAAAGCAGGATACAAGTTTAAATACAGATTTACTTTGCGCGATAAATTTTACAGACCAAAATTAGCCTCCCAGCCATCATCGATTGGCTTTAACACCTTAAGTTACGACCCAAGCGTTGGATTAATAGAGGATGATCCCCAAATCCCGGTCTCGATAGATCTGAAGTCATTTCCTAATCCGGTATCTCTGAACAACAATTTGGGAAACCAATCTGCGACAATACGATTTAATATGCCATCTGCCGGTCATGCTAAAGGGACACTTTATGACATCCTTGGCAGACCCGTAGCCGACATTCTTGATGATAACTTCCCAGTCGGCGAAAATTCAATAAAATTTGTTACCGCGGGGCTTACTTCCGGTGTGTATGTTTTTAGATTAACAACAAAATCCGGTACAGAGCATATAAAAATATTAGTAACCAAATAG